Genomic window (Sphingomonas sp. S1-29):
GTGGCAGCATGCACGTGCCGAGCAGGCTCATGTCGCTGGCATAAGCGAGCATCGCGCGGTGGAGCGCGGGATCGTCGGGCAGCGGCGCGGCGACGCGGAACCAGCTATGCTGCTGCGGCGCCGAGGGTTCGGGCGCGAACCAATTGCGCGGGTTGGTCGGGCGGATCTCGATCGGGCGCGACCGCAGGAAGAAGCGGCGGAGCTTTTCGGGCACCTGTTCGCGGATTTCCTCGCGAAGCTCGCTGTCGCTGCGCAGCGTGTCGGGATCGGGGACGTCGGGCATCGCATCCTGATGGTGCAGCCCTTCTTCGGGGACATGGAACGACGCGATCATGTTGAGGATCGGCGCGCCGCGCTGCATCGCGATGATCCGGCGGTTGGCGAAGCTGCGTCCGTCGAAATCGCGCACGACGCGGTAGATGATCGGGTGATCCTCGTTACCCGGACGCATGAAATAGGCGTGGAGCGAATGCGCGACCTTGGGCGAGTCGACCGATCGCTGCGCCGCCTGGAGCGCCTGGCCGATCACCTGCCCGCCAAAGACCCGCCCGGTGCCGCCAGGCTGGCGCGCGCCGCGATACAGGTCGGTGTCGATCTCCTCGACGTCGAGCAGGTCGATGAGTTGCGCGACGAGCGCTTGCGGGGTGGTGGCGCGTTCGTTGGGGTCGGTCATACTGTGGGCGCTCAATAGCCGCTTTCGCGCGCCAGCGCATCGGCATGATAATTCGCATCGCCAAACATCTCGGCGAGTACGCGCGCGCGCTTCATATAGAAGCCGATGTCATATTCGTCGGTCATGCCGATGCCGCCGTGCATCTGGACACCCTCCTGCACGCTGAGCGTGGTGGCGAGCCCGGTCATCGCCTTGGCGACCGCCACCGCCTGACCCGCGAGCGCGCTGCCGGCATCGAGCAATTGCTGCGCCTTGAGCACCGCGGCGCGCGCGACTTCCATTTCGGCATAGAGGTGCGCGGCGCGGTGCTGGAGCGCCTGGAAGCTGCCGATCGTCTGACCGAACTGCTTGCGTTCTTTGAGGTACGCAACGGTCAGGTCCATCGCACCGCCACCCACACCCAGCAGCTCGGCCGAAGCGCCGCTGCGGCCTGCCGCCAGCAGACGGTTCAGCACTTCGCGGCCATTGTCGACCTCGCCGACGACCGAGTCGGCATCGAGTTGCAGATCGGCAAAAGTGATCCGCGACGCCAGGCTCGAATCGGCAAGGCGTTCTGGCCGGATGTCAGGCGCGGCGGTTTTGGAATCGACCGCGAACAGCGTCACGCCATCCTGGTCGGACTCGGCTCCCGAGGTGCGCGCGGCGACCAGGATCAGGTCGGCGACATGCGCGTGCGCGACGAATTGCTTGGTGCCTGAAAGCCGGAAACCATTGCCCGATCGCTGCGCGGTGAGCGAAATGCCGTCGCCGAATTTCGCGCGCTCGTCGATCGCCAGCGCGGCGATCGTGTCGCCCGCCAGGATGCCGGGATAATAGCGATCGGCGTGCGCGGTGCCGCGCAGCGCCTCGACCGCGGCGACCGCGGTGGTGAGGAAGGGCGAGGGCGAGAGGTTGCGGCCGATTTCCTCGAGCACCACGCCAGCCTCGACATGGCCGAGCCCCATGCCGCTTTGCGCCTCGGGGATCCGGATGCCGGTGAAGCCCATCTCGGCGAACTGCTTCCACAGGTCGCGGCTGAAGCCGGTGGGGTCGTTCGCGTCGCGCAGCGCGCGCAGGTGCGAGGGCGGCGCGTGCTCGGCGATGAAGTCGCGCGCGGTGTCGCGGAGCATCGTCTGCTGATCGTCGAGATACAGGGGCATATTCTTCTCTTTTCTTCTCAAAGCCCTCTCCCGCGTGCGGGAGAGGGTTGGGTGAGGGCCTGTTTCCTGTCGCAACGGACGAGAAGGCCCTCACCGCTGCGACTAGGTTCGCTTCGCTCTCCAAGTCTCGCTCCTCTCCCGCAGGCGGGAGAGGGTAGTTACGCCGGCAAGTCCAAAATCCGTTTCGCGACGATGTTGAGCTGGATCTCGCTCGTGCCGCCCTCGATCGAATTGGCCTTGGTGCGAAGCCATGCACGCGCTGCCGCGCCGCCATTTGACGCGCCGCTTTCCCATTCGAGCGCGTCCGATCCGCCCGCCGCCATTTGCAGTTCGTGGCGCGCCTTGTTCAGTTCGGTGC
Coding sequences:
- a CDS encoding acyl-CoA thioesterase, producing MTDPNERATTPQALVAQLIDLLDVEEIDTDLYRGARQPGGTGRVFGGQVIGQALQAAQRSVDSPKVAHSLHAYFMRPGNEDHPIIYRVVRDFDGRSFANRRIIAMQRGAPILNMIASFHVPEEGLHHQDAMPDVPDPDTLRSDSELREEIREQVPEKLRRFFLRSRPIEIRPTNPRNWFAPEPSAPQQHSWFRVAAPLPDDPALHRAMLAYASDMSLLGTCMLPHGVNWMSGRLQTASLDHAVWLHEPFRFDEWLLYTTDSPWAGHARGFNRGRIFTRDGRLVASCAQEGLIRLRD
- a CDS encoding acyl-CoA dehydrogenase family protein; protein product: MPLYLDDQQTMLRDTARDFIAEHAPPSHLRALRDANDPTGFSRDLWKQFAEMGFTGIRIPEAQSGMGLGHVEAGVVLEEIGRNLSPSPFLTTAVAAVEALRGTAHADRYYPGILAGDTIAALAIDERAKFGDGISLTAQRSGNGFRLSGTKQFVAHAHVADLILVAARTSGAESDQDGVTLFAVDSKTAAPDIRPERLADSSLASRITFADLQLDADSVVGEVDNGREVLNRLLAAGRSGASAELLGVGGGAMDLTVAYLKERKQFGQTIGSFQALQHRAAHLYAEMEVARAAVLKAQQLLDAGSALAGQAVAVAKAMTGLATTLSVQEGVQMHGGIGMTDEYDIGFYMKRARVLAEMFGDANYHADALARESGY